CTCACAGAAATTTTTAATTTGCAAACTTAGCGATTTGAAGTTTTTATAAAGTTGGGAATCCTCATTTGTTAGAGTGATTTGTAATTGTTCTTTTGGAAGGATTGTTACTTCTTTGATTTGTATTTGTATTTTATTTGAGATTATTCCTTTTTGTATTGTTTGTATTTCTATATTTTTGGTTGTTAGTGAGTTGTATATCTTTTGTGCTAGTAGGTCTAAGAGTGCATCAAGCCCTATGTATAAGTCATTAAATATTTTTTGTTCTTTTTCTTGTGTGATATTTATGTTTTCTTTTGTGTTTTGCATGTGTTCTTTTAGTATTTTTTCTAAATTTATATAGCACATTTTTAACTTGTGATATTGCAAGTTTAATAGCACATGCATTTCTTTGAATTTCTTTATAGCGCTATATTCTTTTGATATGCTTGCCTTTGGCTTTATATAAGTATCTAAGAAGTCGAAAATTAGGGGCATTCCTGATTGCTCCATTAGGTTTTCATTGTCTTGTAGTTTCTTTAGTGCTTCATTTATTTTTGTTTCTTCTTGGGTTAGAAGTTCTCTTATTTGTTCTATTGATTCTTGTGTTGGATTTATTGTTTGAATCTTTTGTGTCATCGTAATTAGTGATGTTTGATAGATTTTTGTATCGCTATTAAGCCTTGCGTCAAGTGCCATTTTTGCTGATATTGGAATTATTTTTTTAAAAATATCTCCAAATGTGCCAATTGCATACTCTACGCTAGTGTCTATATCTTTTTGTGAATGCAGTCTGTCTTTTTGGTTTAGGACACACAGGCTTTTTTGTGCATAATTTTTTATTGTATTTTTTAGTAATATTTTTTCGCTATTTTTACCAGCATTGTCAATTAGGGTTAGCCAAATTATCCCATCTATATTTTCTAAAATCTTGCTTGTAGTTTGTGTGTCATCTATATTTTGTGAGTTAAATCCGGGTGTATCAAGGAAGTTTATTTCTTTTAAAAACAAAATTGGTGCATATAAACAAAAGTGATCGATTTCTTTGCTTTCTTCTCTTGTTTGTTTTTGCAAGAAATCAACATGTTGTAATACTTTTCTACCATCTTTATATATTACTTCTAGTATGTATTCTTCTCCGTAGCATATTTTGCA
The Helicobacter ibis DNA segment above includes these coding regions:
- a CDS encoding dynamin family protein; protein product: MLEQYIQECNEILNKLKEKSPTQKLIMNLSNNLDTNDYSLSFINSLQNKSKEPMQIAIIGQFSSGKSTFLNSLLGQKILPTGITPITSKVCKICYGEEYILEVIYKDGRKVLQHVDFLQKQTREESKEIDHFCLYAPILFLKEINFLDTPGFNSQNIDDTQTTSKILENIDGIIWLTLIDNAGKNSEKILLKNTIKNYAQKSLCVLNQKDRLHSQKDIDTSVEYAIGTFGDIFKKIIPISAKMALDARLNSDTKIYQTSLITMTQKIQTINPTQESIEQIRELLTQEETKINEALKKLQDNENLMEQSGMPLIFDFLDTYIKPKASISKEYSAIKKFKEMHVLLNLQYHKLKMCYINLEKILKEHMQNTKENINITQEKEQKIFNDLYIGLDALLDLLAQKIYNSLTTKNIEIQTIQKGIISNKIQIQIKEVTILPKEQLQITLTNEDSQLYKNFKSLSLQIKNFCELFSKSINNYSKELQKNIEQWKNNEIKRQEIYAIAKDNKTLKDLEEFSMAYYKNLLTPYFKNDLEIISYLNSELTFLSNFISINYNNIITLSLSKIDLKITNSIDKHKENQSEFALFTPTLENIRDTLNEGFCFEQFQARLFGPMNLLKKTNSKFISQLEVITKQNMQIISVNKENINKQIDTIKGNLKEIMEFQNMELKLL